A genomic segment from Lignipirellula cremea encodes:
- a CDS encoding glycosyltransferase family 2 protein, producing the protein MSNFSQPRDSGASEANLIREAFCQLSDQLLTAKSETTEDRAALLEQLLGPNVCRRLGIYSIPADFLLSVVIPVYNEEKTIARVIERVRQIDLPCEMVIVDDCSQDGTRAALEAFRDAPDIRLVFHEKNQGKGAALKSGFAAVSGDVVVIQDADMEYDPRDLRQLLQPILENEADVVYGSRFSGSDHAVSPLWHRSGNQLITAMANLATGLKFTDVETCYKMFRRELIDQMTPTLREKRFGIEIEMTCKLARRKDVRFHERPISYNRRSYAEGKKIGWRDAVRAFWCMLRY; encoded by the coding sequence ATGAGCAATTTTTCCCAGCCCCGCGATTCTGGAGCGAGCGAAGCCAACCTGATCCGTGAGGCTTTTTGTCAATTGAGCGATCAACTCTTGACCGCGAAGAGCGAAACCACCGAAGACCGGGCGGCCCTGCTGGAGCAATTGCTTGGGCCTAATGTTTGCCGACGCCTGGGCATTTACTCGATTCCCGCTGACTTTCTGCTGTCGGTCGTGATTCCCGTCTATAACGAAGAGAAAACGATCGCCCGGGTAATCGAACGGGTAAGGCAGATCGACCTTCCCTGTGAGATGGTGATCGTCGACGACTGCAGCCAGGATGGGACGCGTGCCGCATTAGAGGCGTTCCGCGATGCGCCTGATATTCGTCTGGTGTTCCATGAGAAGAACCAGGGGAAAGGGGCCGCCCTCAAATCCGGTTTTGCCGCCGTGTCGGGCGATGTGGTGGTCATCCAGGACGCCGACATGGAATACGATCCGCGCGACCTGCGTCAGCTGCTGCAGCCGATCCTGGAGAACGAAGCCGACGTGGTCTACGGCAGTCGCTTCAGCGGTTCCGACCATGCCGTTTCGCCGCTGTGGCACCGCTCTGGCAACCAGCTGATCACGGCGATGGCAAACCTGGCGACTGGCCTGAAATTCACCGATGTGGAAACGTGCTACAAAATGTTCCGCCGGGAACTGATCGATCAAATGACGCCGACGCTGCGTGAAAAGCGGTTTGGCATCGAGATCGAAATGACGTGCAAACTGGCCCGCCGAAAAGATGTGCGATTCCACGAACGGCCGATCAGCTATAACCGCCGGTCCTACGCCGAGGGGAAAAAGATCGGCTGGCGCGACGCCGTCCGCGCCTTCTGGTGCATGCTGCGGTATTAA
- the gcvH gene encoding glycine cleavage system protein GcvH: protein MKPEDLLYRESHEWAAIEEEGGSKIATIGISAFAVEQLTDITYLALPQIGKQVAAGEEIGELESVKAIASIYSPVTGEVIAVNETLPEKLELLNDDAYNDGWVAKIRVTDDSSLSGLLDYAAYTKQCQEG, encoded by the coding sequence GTGAAGCCGGAAGATCTGCTGTATCGAGAATCGCACGAATGGGCCGCCATTGAAGAAGAGGGCGGGTCCAAGATCGCCACCATAGGAATCTCGGCATTCGCTGTGGAACAATTGACGGACATCACCTACCTGGCCTTGCCGCAAATCGGCAAGCAGGTCGCCGCTGGCGAAGAAATCGGCGAGCTGGAATCCGTGAAAGCGATCGCTTCGATCTACAGCCCCGTCACCGGCGAAGTCATCGCCGTGAACGAAACGCTGCCGGAGAAACTCGAACTCTTGAACGACGACGCCTATAACGACGGGTGGGTCGCCAAGATTCGCGTCACCGACGATAGCTCTCTCAGCGGCCTGCTCGACTACGCCGCCTACACCAAACAGTGCCAGGAAGGCTGA
- a CDS encoding DUF4013 domain-containing protein: protein MSSFDPYASPQDHFGGAKPAPAGKGMMGDGSQPPHAMQMDYMRCWTILFERPNGFGLVCILGAVGLFIPYIGQVVVIGYAIDACEAIRRGVRRDFCDFDFGRFGEYLLRGLWPMLVALIVMFPIVLGIMVIAFVPMMGAAAMMDGGGNGALPVVGILIMVGAFLLAFVAGMLGTAVMMGMQVRAAFAQSLGEGFNVGWAWDFLKRTWLEMILGLFLLSMIGGVVINVGLLLLCVGVIPAMGLMMVANWFFLGQLYELYLSRGGQPIPLKAPKPEAVSRWQAP, encoded by the coding sequence ATGAGTTCCTTCGATCCGTACGCCTCCCCGCAAGATCATTTCGGCGGGGCAAAACCCGCTCCTGCCGGCAAAGGCATGATGGGGGACGGCTCCCAGCCGCCACACGCAATGCAGATGGATTACATGCGATGCTGGACGATCCTGTTTGAGCGACCCAATGGTTTCGGCCTGGTCTGCATTCTAGGGGCGGTCGGCCTGTTTATTCCGTATATCGGCCAGGTGGTCGTGATCGGATACGCCATCGACGCCTGCGAGGCCATTCGCCGCGGCGTGCGACGCGATTTTTGCGACTTTGATTTTGGCCGCTTCGGCGAGTACCTGCTCCGCGGTCTCTGGCCCATGCTCGTGGCGTTGATTGTGATGTTTCCCATTGTCCTGGGCATTATGGTCATTGCCTTCGTTCCAATGATGGGCGCTGCCGCCATGATGGACGGCGGCGGAAATGGGGCGCTTCCTGTAGTAGGGATCCTGATCATGGTGGGGGCATTCCTGCTCGCATTTGTGGCCGGAATGCTGGGGACTGCCGTTATGATGGGCATGCAGGTACGCGCCGCCTTCGCCCAGAGCCTGGGCGAAGGCTTCAACGTGGGCTGGGCCTGGGATTTCCTGAAACGGACCTGGCTGGAAATGATTCTGGGACTTTTCCTGCTGTCGATGATCGGCGGCGTGGTGATTAATGTTGGTCTTCTGTTGCTGTGCGTCGGGGTCATTCCTGCGATGGGACTGATGATGGTCGCCAACTGGTTCTTTCTGGGCCAGCTCTATGAACTGTATTTGTCGCGCGGCGGTCAGCCGATTCCGCTAAAGGCGCCCAAGCCCGAGGCCGTTTCCCGCTGGCAAGCGCCGTAG
- a CDS encoding 1,4-dihydroxy-6-naphthoate synthase, which yields MSRPIHLGISTCPNDTFAFHGILEKKVDLRGLEFRTELLDVQELNDRLFRGDFDVAKASFHAALLLADELGVLSSGSALGFGVGPLLLSAQPDSRPEDAFVDDRGGPRSPRVLCPGRTTTAALLYQLFHPGQGRIEHVVFSEIMPALQQGAADFGVCIHEGRFTWQEHGLGLVEDLGQVWEQATQAPLPLGGILARHALGAETLHAVQQVVADSVAYGLANREETAATMRRYAQEFNDDVLYAHVDLYVNAYTEHLGEAGSAALAELAQRAAAAGVIPHAAQLTVIE from the coding sequence ATGAGCCGCCCGATTCACTTGGGAATTTCCACCTGTCCGAACGATACGTTCGCCTTTCACGGCATCCTGGAGAAGAAGGTCGACCTGCGCGGCCTGGAGTTTCGCACGGAACTGCTCGACGTGCAGGAGCTGAACGATCGGCTGTTTCGCGGCGACTTCGACGTGGCCAAGGCCAGCTTCCATGCGGCCCTGCTGCTGGCGGACGAGCTGGGCGTGTTGTCATCGGGCTCGGCGCTGGGGTTCGGCGTGGGACCGCTGCTGCTATCCGCGCAGCCGGATTCCCGGCCGGAGGATGCGTTTGTCGACGACCGGGGCGGTCCGCGATCTCCGCGCGTGTTGTGCCCGGGCCGCACGACAACGGCCGCCTTGTTGTACCAGCTGTTCCATCCGGGCCAAGGGCGAATAGAGCATGTCGTCTTCTCGGAGATCATGCCGGCATTGCAACAGGGCGCCGCCGACTTTGGCGTGTGCATCCACGAAGGCCGCTTTACCTGGCAAGAGCATGGGCTAGGCCTCGTCGAGGATCTGGGGCAGGTCTGGGAACAGGCGACCCAGGCCCCGCTGCCGCTGGGCGGCATTCTGGCCAGGCATGCGTTGGGGGCGGAAACGCTGCATGCGGTGCAGCAGGTGGTGGCCGATTCGGTCGCCTACGGCCTGGCGAACCGGGAGGAAACGGCGGCAACCATGCGACGGTACGCCCAGGAGTTTAACGACGACGTGCTGTACGCCCATGTCGATTTGTACGTCAACGCTTACACGGAGCATCTGGGCGAGGCGGGCTCGGCCGCGCTAGCCGAACTGGCGCAGCGGGCCGCAGCCGCCGGCGTGATCCCCCATGCGGCTCAACTTACCGTCATCGAGTAA
- a CDS encoding MATE family efflux transporter, which translates to MDSPLATSGSVWRPMLLLAWPVLVEQMLSLLVGYTDWWLTGHYFRGDAFPAAMGLMSYVLWMLPNSFAAVAIGATALVSRQMGKGDPAKASHIMNQALLAGALFATGATLAIVFWGEAFIALMQLSDAAAPLAESYLRTLTPVVPFIMFNQVGAACLRGAGDTVTGFVAQLCVNVVNISLSTALVSGLGPFPDWGWGGLALGTACGHATGGLIVLLALLRGRAGLRVNFRLLRPDWEILRRLLRIGVPGGIDVAIILACHLAYVAIINSLGDAAAGAHGLGVHIESLAYMPGSAFQVAAATLTGQYLGAEKPRQAMQGILACTLAGGTLMTLAGCVFFFLGSYLTHFFTGDNDPAMALRTAGLLKIVAVSMPSLAVSMIVTGGLRGAGDTRWPLLFTLIGFLGVRIPGACWLAYDQITLWDGFVITGWNWSVEGAWWAMVCDVVLRSLLVTGRLWQGAWKDARV; encoded by the coding sequence ATGGATTCTCCTCTGGCGACTTCCGGTAGTGTGTGGCGGCCGATGCTGCTGCTGGCCTGGCCGGTGCTGGTCGAGCAGATGTTGTCGTTGCTGGTGGGCTACACCGACTGGTGGCTGACAGGGCATTACTTTCGCGGCGACGCTTTTCCTGCCGCCATGGGGCTGATGTCGTATGTGCTGTGGATGTTGCCGAACTCCTTTGCCGCGGTGGCGATCGGAGCGACGGCGCTCGTCTCGCGGCAGATGGGGAAAGGCGATCCGGCCAAAGCGTCGCACATTATGAACCAGGCGCTGCTGGCGGGGGCCCTCTTTGCCACCGGAGCAACGCTGGCGATTGTTTTTTGGGGGGAGGCCTTTATCGCATTGATGCAGCTGTCCGATGCGGCGGCCCCTTTGGCGGAGAGTTACCTGCGCACGCTGACGCCGGTCGTGCCGTTCATCATGTTCAACCAGGTCGGAGCGGCCTGCTTGCGTGGAGCGGGGGACACGGTGACAGGGTTTGTCGCGCAGTTGTGCGTGAATGTGGTGAACATCTCTCTCAGCACGGCGCTGGTCAGCGGCCTGGGACCCTTTCCGGACTGGGGCTGGGGGGGACTGGCTCTGGGCACGGCGTGCGGCCATGCCACCGGCGGGTTGATCGTGCTGCTGGCGCTGCTCCGGGGCAGGGCCGGCCTGCGGGTGAATTTTCGTCTGCTGCGACCGGACTGGGAGATTCTGCGGCGACTGCTGCGGATCGGCGTGCCGGGCGGGATCGACGTCGCCATCATCCTGGCCTGTCACCTGGCGTATGTGGCCATTATCAACAGCCTGGGCGACGCGGCCGCCGGCGCCCATGGCCTGGGGGTGCATATCGAATCGCTGGCCTACATGCCAGGCTCCGCGTTCCAGGTGGCGGCCGCCACGCTGACAGGGCAGTACCTGGGAGCGGAGAAGCCTCGCCAGGCGATGCAGGGCATCCTGGCGTGCACGCTGGCCGGCGGCACGCTGATGACGCTGGCGGGCTGCGTCTTTTTCTTTCTCGGATCGTATCTGACGCACTTTTTTACCGGCGACAACGATCCAGCCATGGCGCTGCGGACAGCCGGACTGCTGAAAATTGTCGCCGTGTCGATGCCGTCGCTCGCGGTGTCAATGATTGTCACCGGGGGACTGCGGGGAGCGGGCGACACGCGCTGGCCGCTGCTGTTTACGCTGATCGGCTTTCTCGGCGTACGCATCCCGGGAGCATGCTGGCTGGCGTATGACCAGATCACGCTGTGGGACGGCTTTGTCATCACCGGCTGGAACTGGAGTGTCGAAGGAGCCTGGTGGGCGATGGTCTGCGACGTGGTCCTCCGCAGCTTGCTGGTGACAGGCCGACTCTGGCAAGGCGCCTGGAAAGACGCCCGAGTGTAG
- the dgt gene encoding dGTP triphosphohydrolase: MPIAIERTDGPGLQSCAARESALLAPYAMHSCDSAGRRYEEPLHSYRGPYQRDRDRVVHSSAFRRLSGKMQVFTGEMGDYHRTRLTHTHEVASIARTIGRALRLNEDLIESLALLHDIGHPPYGHAGEAALRECLRDQGGFSHNQFGLTIAEELETCYPDFPGLNLTAEVLEGQTTRVDKDQGGRLLEVQVVDAADSITYDAHDTDDAVKLGLVSLADLEETTLVRESLARVHRRYAALDETLLRRALVHELIERQVSDLLMRAGPDLMDSGLQSAEEARRSDVRLGAGGELAEQKLELERFLFQRVYRHPQVTSVCRQAQQRVREMYENYLLRPDLLPDRYQRRAERIGIRRMAGEYIGGMTDHFFNALHRQYLQSGNDTTPGRDTPFPD; encoded by the coding sequence ATGCCAATTGCGATAGAAAGAACCGATGGACCCGGCCTGCAGTCGTGCGCAGCACGCGAGTCGGCGCTGCTGGCCCCTTACGCCATGCACAGCTGCGACTCGGCCGGTCGCCGTTACGAAGAACCGCTGCACTCTTACCGCGGACCGTACCAGCGCGATCGGGATCGCGTCGTGCATAGCTCGGCGTTCCGTCGTCTCAGTGGGAAAATGCAAGTTTTCACCGGAGAAATGGGCGACTACCACCGCACCCGCCTGACTCACACCCACGAGGTCGCCTCGATTGCCCGCACCATCGGCCGGGCCTTGCGGTTAAATGAAGACCTGATCGAATCGCTCGCGCTGCTGCACGACATTGGCCATCCGCCTTACGGCCACGCTGGCGAGGCCGCCTTGCGAGAGTGTCTGCGCGACCAGGGCGGTTTTTCGCACAACCAGTTCGGCTTGACGATCGCGGAAGAACTGGAAACCTGCTACCCCGACTTTCCCGGCCTGAATCTGACCGCCGAGGTCCTGGAAGGACAAACGACCCGCGTCGACAAGGACCAGGGAGGCCGTCTGCTGGAGGTCCAGGTGGTCGATGCGGCCGACAGCATCACTTACGACGCACACGATACCGACGACGCCGTGAAACTAGGGCTGGTCTCTTTGGCCGATCTGGAAGAGACCACGCTGGTCCGGGAAAGCCTCGCTCGCGTGCACCGCCGGTACGCGGCCCTCGACGAAACGCTACTGCGAAGGGCGCTCGTTCATGAACTGATCGAACGCCAGGTCAGCGATCTGCTCATGCGGGCCGGCCCTGATTTGATGGACTCGGGCCTGCAGTCCGCCGAAGAAGCCCGGCGATCGGATGTGCGTCTGGGAGCAGGCGGAGAACTGGCGGAGCAGAAGCTTGAGCTGGAAAGGTTCCTGTTCCAGCGCGTCTATCGCCACCCACAAGTGACGTCCGTCTGTCGGCAGGCCCAGCAGCGCGTGCGGGAAATGTACGAGAACTACCTTCTTCGACCCGACCTGTTACCGGACCGCTACCAACGGCGGGCGGAAAGGATTGGCATCCGTCGCATGGCGGGCGAGTATATCGGCGGCATGACCGATCACTTTTTTAACGCCCTGCATCGTCAGTACCTGCAGTCGGGAAACGATACAACGCCTGGCCGGGACACGCCATTCCCCGACTAG
- the gcvT gene encoding glycine cleavage system aminomethyltransferase GcvT produces the protein MADALKQTALHDWHAANGGRLVDFAGWKMPIQYTTITAEHLAARKAAALFDVSHMGRFRFEGPGAGAFLDTLLTRRVTDMKAGQIRYSLVCNEQGNILDDVLVYRVDDPAGLDYFALVVNASNRSKIAAWIQQHHDPAYDYTMADQTEATAMIAVQGPLALDIAQSVVVADLLAMPYYHGQITEIGERQGLASRTGYTGEDGCELVVPSEYAVELWEHLLREGESEGVLPAGLGARDTLRLEAAMPLYGHELSEEINPYQAGLKFAVNLKDRKFVGRDALAQIRTAGNQPQRVGIELVGRRAPREGYVVYLGDEEVGYVTSGVFSPTLEKAIGMAYVAEFASQLGTELSVDIRGQRALARVVAMPFYQRPAN, from the coding sequence ATGGCGGATGCATTAAAACAAACGGCTTTACATGACTGGCATGCAGCAAATGGCGGTCGCCTGGTGGATTTCGCTGGGTGGAAGATGCCAATCCAGTATACCACGATCACCGCTGAACACCTGGCCGCCCGGAAGGCAGCCGCGCTGTTCGATGTGTCCCACATGGGCCGCTTCCGGTTCGAAGGGCCCGGCGCGGGGGCCTTTCTCGATACCCTGCTGACCAGACGGGTCACCGACATGAAGGCGGGCCAGATTCGCTACTCGCTGGTCTGTAACGAGCAAGGGAACATTCTCGACGACGTGCTGGTCTACCGGGTCGATGATCCGGCCGGGTTGGATTACTTTGCCCTGGTCGTCAACGCCAGCAACCGCAGCAAGATCGCCGCCTGGATCCAGCAGCACCACGACCCAGCCTACGATTACACCATGGCGGACCAGACCGAAGCCACCGCCATGATCGCCGTGCAGGGGCCGCTGGCCCTGGATATTGCCCAGAGCGTCGTGGTCGCCGACCTCCTGGCCATGCCCTACTATCACGGCCAGATTACCGAAATCGGCGAACGCCAGGGACTGGCCAGTCGGACCGGTTACACGGGCGAAGACGGCTGCGAGCTGGTCGTGCCGTCGGAGTACGCCGTGGAACTGTGGGAACACCTCCTGCGTGAAGGCGAATCCGAAGGCGTCCTGCCCGCCGGCCTGGGGGCCCGTGACACGCTGAGACTGGAAGCAGCCATGCCCCTGTACGGGCACGAGTTGTCGGAAGAGATCAATCCGTACCAGGCCGGGCTGAAGTTCGCCGTGAATCTGAAAGACCGCAAGTTTGTCGGTCGCGACGCCCTGGCGCAGATTCGCACCGCCGGCAACCAGCCGCAACGGGTCGGGATCGAGCTGGTCGGCCGACGCGCCCCGCGGGAAGGATACGTGGTGTACCTGGGCGACGAAGAAGTCGGCTATGTCACCAGCGGCGTGTTCTCGCCGACGCTGGAAAAAGCGATCGGCATGGCGTACGTCGCTGAATTCGCCAGCCAACTGGGAACCGAGCTTTCGGTCGATATCCGCGGCCAGCGAGCGCTAGCCCGCGTGGTCGCCATGCCGTTCTATCAACGTCCGGCTAACTGA
- the tsaB gene encoding tRNA (adenosine(37)-N6)-threonylcarbamoyltransferase complex dimerization subunit type 1 TsaB gives MLLALETSSREASVALFRDGELAARADLPAGETTAQSLTPTIQRLLQQAEVRASDLEAIAVAQGPGSFTGLRIGVVTAKTLAYAAGAQLIGMDTLEVIAAQASEEPVEVQVVLDAQRKQLFYGRFAVTPGARPQVLAATSILDQPAWRAQLQPGDLVTGPALHKLASSLPPDVRQASDDLWRADAVTVGRLALERLAQGEVDDLWSLEPHYHRLSAAEEKANQR, from the coding sequence ATGCTGCTTGCTTTAGAAACTTCCTCGCGCGAAGCTTCGGTCGCCCTGTTTCGGGACGGCGAACTGGCTGCCCGGGCCGATTTGCCGGCAGGGGAAACGACGGCCCAGTCGCTCACGCCAACGATCCAGCGGCTGCTGCAGCAGGCGGAAGTCCGGGCGAGCGATCTGGAAGCGATCGCCGTGGCGCAAGGGCCGGGTTCTTTTACGGGCCTGCGAATTGGCGTGGTGACCGCCAAAACGCTCGCTTATGCAGCCGGAGCGCAGCTGATCGGGATGGATACGCTGGAAGTCATCGCCGCCCAGGCCAGCGAAGAGCCGGTCGAGGTGCAGGTGGTGCTGGACGCCCAGCGGAAGCAGCTGTTTTATGGCCGGTTCGCCGTGACTCCCGGCGCTCGACCGCAAGTGCTCGCAGCCACCTCCATTCTGGACCAGCCGGCCTGGCGGGCCCAGCTTCAGCCAGGCGATCTGGTGACGGGACCCGCGCTCCACAAGCTGGCGAGCTCCCTGCCGCCCGACGTAAGACAGGCTTCAGACGATCTCTGGCGGGCCGACGCCGTCACGGTGGGCCGCCTGGCCCTGGAACGCCTGGCCCAGGGCGAGGTCGACGATTTATGGTCGCTGGAACCCCATTACCATCGCCTGAGCGCAGCCGAAGAAAAAGCGAACCAGCGATAG
- a CDS encoding porin, which translates to MSWKFGAFGVMILATSAGSAIAQTTEFDYYRNTRPTVVAAGATQPSQIQRVSAEEAVVDDAAVAPPAMSYAPQIDSYSAAGCCDTGCDSGCAGNGCCSSGHCGGGCSLFGCCPHEDAWTLFTPCEGSRLKLGGWLNGGYIYNGQGSGTTTAPMGFTNPSNEFIMNQVWGFAEVEVDSSGSEWQMGFRADYIFGTDANDTQSFGDQEGDFKWNSSGYYGSALPQAYLQFGGNDWTVKVGHFYTIIGYEVVQATGNFFYSHAYTMVYGEPFTHTGVLVSKEHCGVTYTAGYTNGWDSWFDNVLDAHTFLGGISAPIGDKVTFNWACSAGQFGDGSIRTDGTPGAVGDIYMNSFVIDVQVTDKINYVFQHDYGVNNAGAGNAATGAPGGVGEWYGINQYLFYTANDCWKYGARFEWWRDDDGFRTGNEGDYYDFTIGANYSPNANLTVRPELRWDRFSGGAVTPYDNGTSNQLFTAAVDFIVTY; encoded by the coding sequence ATGTCTTGGAAGTTCGGCGCCTTTGGCGTAATGATCCTGGCGACGTCGGCCGGATCGGCAATTGCTCAAACGACGGAATTTGATTACTACCGAAATACCCGCCCCACCGTTGTCGCTGCTGGGGCGACTCAGCCTTCGCAAATTCAACGCGTTTCCGCTGAGGAAGCGGTTGTCGACGACGCCGCGGTGGCGCCTCCGGCAATGAGCTATGCACCGCAAATCGATTCGTATTCAGCCGCTGGCTGCTGCGATACCGGTTGCGATAGCGGGTGTGCTGGCAACGGGTGCTGCTCTTCGGGACATTGCGGCGGCGGATGCTCGCTGTTCGGCTGCTGCCCCCATGAAGACGCCTGGACGTTGTTTACCCCCTGTGAAGGTTCGCGGCTGAAACTCGGCGGCTGGCTCAACGGCGGTTACATTTACAACGGCCAGGGCAGTGGCACCACCACGGCCCCCATGGGCTTTACGAACCCCTCCAATGAGTTCATCATGAACCAGGTGTGGGGTTTTGCCGAAGTGGAAGTGGATTCCAGCGGCTCGGAATGGCAAATGGGTTTCCGTGCCGATTACATCTTCGGCACCGACGCCAACGACACCCAGTCGTTCGGCGACCAGGAAGGCGACTTCAAGTGGAACTCCAGCGGTTACTACGGTTCTGCACTGCCCCAGGCGTACCTCCAGTTTGGCGGTAACGACTGGACGGTCAAAGTGGGTCACTTCTACACCATCATCGGTTACGAAGTGGTCCAGGCGACCGGCAACTTCTTCTACTCGCACGCTTACACGATGGTCTACGGCGAACCCTTTACGCACACCGGTGTGCTGGTTAGCAAAGAACATTGCGGCGTGACCTACACCGCGGGTTACACCAACGGTTGGGACAGCTGGTTCGACAACGTCCTGGACGCTCACACGTTCCTGGGCGGTATCAGCGCTCCGATCGGCGACAAAGTGACCTTCAACTGGGCGTGCTCCGCCGGTCAGTTCGGCGACGGTTCCATCCGTACCGATGGTACGCCTGGTGCGGTTGGCGACATCTACATGAACAGCTTCGTGATTGATGTCCAGGTTACCGACAAGATCAACTATGTGTTCCAGCATGACTACGGGGTGAACAACGCCGGAGCCGGCAACGCGGCCACCGGAGCTCCCGGCGGAGTGGGCGAATGGTACGGTATCAACCAGTACCTGTTCTACACCGCGAACGATTGCTGGAAGTATGGCGCCCGCTTTGAGTGGTGGCGTGATGACGACGGCTTCCGTACCGGCAACGAAGGTGATTACTACGATTTCACGATCGGCGCCAACTACTCGCCGAACGCGAACCTCACCGTTCGTCCGGAACTTCGCTGGGATCGCTTCAGCGGCGGCGCCGTCACTCCCTACGATAACGGCACCAGCAACCAGCTGTTCACCGCGGCGGTCGACTTCATCGTCACCTACTAA
- a CDS encoding HEAT repeat domain-containing protein, producing MARKAWWLLLVATIGCGGNTQPEATVPAPTTASSPATTPAETAATSQPGASTDVKTHNPPGPVPPLPAAPQAPPLPPASSVDAQLRESVAGLAVEVDGHWKIDVQQMAELERLGPESIVKVRPLLGDSNDAVRRGAAIYLLEYFNPEDAAIVGAFTAALSDSDSTIRHIALQAHKRLPPEKLAAAAGPLSKLLASGGEEANRGEVARTLSRLGSAGRAALPALQQASVGDSSSRVRLACLYAISKIAAPEVTIAAYRNALKTDTDASVRRVAAGRLGQLPGGAAAAPDLVAVLGNPDDDLAAEAGDSLVAWGAGSTPALIAGLETSSDRQQKLALICLGRIGPQAASAAPAIQKLTQGKDPAIAQLATEALNAIQAAP from the coding sequence ATGGCGCGTAAAGCATGGTGGCTTTTACTGGTCGCGACAATCGGTTGCGGCGGCAACACGCAGCCGGAAGCGACAGTTCCCGCGCCGACGACTGCCTCTTCCCCTGCGACCACGCCCGCCGAGACAGCGGCGACTTCGCAGCCGGGCGCGTCCACCGATGTGAAAACGCACAATCCTCCGGGACCTGTTCCGCCGTTGCCGGCAGCTCCCCAGGCGCCGCCGTTGCCTCCTGCTTCTTCGGTCGACGCGCAATTGCGGGAGTCGGTGGCGGGGCTGGCGGTTGAAGTGGACGGCCACTGGAAGATCGATGTCCAGCAGATGGCCGAGCTGGAACGGCTGGGCCCCGAATCAATCGTCAAGGTGCGTCCATTGCTGGGAGATTCCAACGACGCCGTCCGCCGCGGCGCTGCGATTTATCTGCTGGAGTACTTCAATCCGGAGGACGCCGCGATTGTTGGCGCCTTTACGGCCGCCCTGTCCGACAGCGACAGCACGATTCGTCACATTGCCCTCCAGGCCCACAAACGCTTGCCCCCAGAGAAGCTGGCCGCGGCGGCCGGTCCGCTTTCGAAGCTGCTGGCCAGCGGCGGCGAAGAAGCGAACCGCGGCGAGGTCGCCCGTACGCTCAGCCGGCTGGGCTCCGCCGGGAGGGCGGCCTTGCCTGCGCTCCAGCAGGCTTCGGTCGGCGATTCCAGCTCCCGCGTACGCCTGGCCTGTTTGTACGCCATCTCCAAAATCGCCGCGCCGGAAGTGACCATCGCCGCTTACCGGAACGCTCTCAAAACCGATACCGACGCCAGCGTTCGTCGCGTGGCGGCCGGCCGGTTGGGCCAGCTCCCCGGCGGTGCGGCAGCCGCTCCTGATCTGGTCGCCGTGCTCGGCAATCCCGATGACGACCTTGCCGCCGAAGCGGGCGACTCGCTGGTTGCCTGGGGCGCCGGTTCGACCCCTGCCCTGATTGCCGGCCTGGAAACAAGCAGCGATCGCCAGCAGAAACTGGCGCTCATCTGCCTGGGACGCATCGGGCCGCAGGCCGCGTCGGCGGCTCCCGCGATCCAGAAGCTGACGCAGGGGAAGGATCCCGCCATCGCCCAGCTGGCGACCGAAGCGCTCAACGCCATCCAGGCGGCGCCGTAG
- the mqnB gene encoding futalosine hydrolase codes for MPSPWLLILTPTAGERDALASRTGLDGATIELCGFGPIAAAARTAALLAQLRPARVLLTGLAGTYDNVLPLGAAFAFESIAIDRLGAGEGERYQPASDIGFSQWPEPPGPIEQRLALWQPPGLATAGLLLTTCTASAAASEAAGKRGLFPEAVAEDMEGFGVALACALAGVPLAIVRGISNLAGNRDKREWRIDAALAAAGDLVEQLVGSIDEEKPQS; via the coding sequence ATGCCGTCGCCCTGGCTCCTCATTCTGACTCCCACCGCAGGCGAGCGCGACGCGCTGGCCAGCCGGACGGGTTTGGACGGCGCGACGATCGAACTGTGCGGTTTTGGCCCGATCGCCGCCGCGGCGCGTACGGCCGCATTGCTGGCCCAGCTGCGACCCGCTCGGGTGCTGCTGACGGGTCTCGCCGGAACTTACGATAACGTCCTGCCCCTTGGGGCCGCGTTTGCCTTTGAGTCGATCGCGATCGATCGTCTGGGAGCGGGCGAGGGGGAGCGTTACCAGCCCGCGTCCGACATCGGTTTTTCCCAGTGGCCTGAACCGCCAGGGCCGATCGAACAACGGTTGGCGTTGTGGCAACCGCCTGGCCTGGCGACGGCTGGGCTGTTGTTGACGACCTGCACCGCTTCGGCGGCGGCCAGCGAAGCGGCTGGCAAACGGGGCCTGTTTCCCGAAGCAGTCGCCGAAGATATGGAAGGCTTTGGCGTCGCCCTGGCCTGTGCGCTCGCGGGCGTTCCGTTGGCGATTGTCAGGGGAATATCCAACCTGGCCGGAAACCGCGACAAACGGGAGTGGCGAATCGACGCCGCCCTGGCCGCAGCGGGCGATCTGGTCGAGCAGCTTGTAGGATCCATCGACGAGGAGAAACCGCAGTCATGA